From a region of the bacterium BMS3Abin08 genome:
- the phoP_1 gene encoding alkaline phosphatase synthesis transcriptional regulatory protein PhoP — translation MSKILIADDEPHIRLLLEQTLEDFEEAGVEIITADNGLDALDVIRNERPELVYLDVMMPGMNGFEVCNTVKNELGIDGVYIVMLTAKGQELDKVKGSDVGADIYMTKPFNPDRIIDKTAEVLKIQL, via the coding sequence ATGTCGAAGATACTGATAGCCGATGACGAACCCCATATAAGGCTCCTTCTGGAACAGACCCTTGAGGATTTCGAGGAGGCAGGCGTGGAGATCATCACCGCTGACAACGGCTTGGATGCACTCGATGTGATCAGGAATGAGAGGCCCGAACTCGTTTATCTCGATGTTATGATGCCGGGGATGAACGGCTTTGAGGTCTGCAATACGGTAAAAAACGAACTCGGGATAGACGGTGTTTATATAGTGATGCTGACTGCAAAGGGACAGGAGCTTGATAAGGTCAAGGGCAGTGATGTTGGTGCGGATATATATATGACAAAGCCCTTTAACCCCGACAGGATAATAGATAAGACAGCGGAAGTCCTCAAGATACAGCTGTAA